One window of the Terriglobales bacterium genome contains the following:
- a CDS encoding SDR family oxidoreductase: MAAKRGGAARTRPPGRLQGRVAVVTGATRGIGLAIASALAAEGCDLVLTGRDASALARAVRRVRDVVAVEVVAGRCDVRDPEQVRKLLAAARRRFPRIDILINNAGRSHATLPVAQLPAEAWREVLETNLNGMFYCTQAALPLLRDGGSIVNLSSVAGPREAIPGSSAYSVSKAGVVAFGDVLREELRERRIRVITVIAGATDTEIWKQFWAEAPREKMMAPETVAQSIVAALTLPENAVVEELVLTPIAGKL, translated from the coding sequence ATGGCAGCTAAACGAGGCGGGGCAGCCCGGACCCGCCCGCCGGGCCGGCTGCAGGGCAGGGTGGCGGTGGTCACCGGGGCCACCCGGGGGATCGGCTTGGCCATCGCGTCCGCGCTCGCTGCCGAGGGGTGCGACCTGGTGCTCACTGGGCGAGATGCCTCGGCCCTGGCGCGCGCCGTTCGGCGCGTCCGGGACGTGGTCGCGGTCGAGGTCGTGGCGGGCCGCTGCGACGTGCGCGATCCTGAGCAGGTCAGGAAGCTGCTTGCCGCGGCCCGCCGCCGCTTTCCCCGCATCGACATCCTCATCAACAACGCCGGGCGCTCGCATGCCACCCTGCCGGTGGCGCAGCTTCCGGCCGAGGCCTGGCGCGAGGTGCTCGAAACCAATCTGAACGGGATGTTCTACTGCACGCAGGCGGCCCTGCCGCTGCTGCGCGACGGCGGAAGCATCGTCAACCTCTCGTCCGTCGCGGGACCGCGAGAGGCGATTCCCGGCTCCTCCGCCTACAGCGTGAGCAAGGCGGGGGTGGTGGCCTTCGGCGACGTCCTGCGCGAGGAGCTGCGCGAACGCCGCATCCGCGTGATCACGGTGATCGCGGGCGCCACCGACACCGAGATCTGGAAGCAGTTCTGGGCGGAGGCGCCGCGGGAGAAGATGATGGCACCGGAAACCGTCGCCCAGTCCATCGTCGCCGCTCTCACCTTGCCCGAGAATGCGGTGGTGGAGGAACTCGTGCTCACGCCCATCGCCGGCAAGCTGTGA